Proteins from a genomic interval of Nocardia sp. BMG51109:
- a CDS encoding XRE family transcriptional regulator produces MALQEAMRKSVREFAALLGIETTTITNWRTGLGSVKPRSTTQAILDTTLDLRATPDDRARFEQIVAEGEQLWRERHGRTSEDGQALAIPQTSIIAEVEPSQSPVVPADLDSDYVESLHGRIRQLVDLDTTFGGDQSSGMALQLFRTVHRKLGVARCVPAVERDLYAAAGELGEVAGWLLYDAGQHDLVRQVNNEALQFSRLAGDRNMELLTLQNMSMHAGYLGRPVEALRIARMVLDQHSLSPRLEAMFRIREARALAQGGDESAADRVFDRARSLYLDGVAEDDPPWVWWISDQELGWQEATVRADAGQWQKAADEFYASVEAIPEREVRSRYSHLASLFNAQVRAHAWHDAADTLRRVLPFVEEIRSTRTASTLFDGIDHLDTVEPAPSVRDEARQLREILVGVGYAR; encoded by the coding sequence GTGGCGCTGCAAGAAGCCATGCGCAAATCGGTTCGTGAATTCGCTGCCTTACTCGGCATCGAAACCACCACGATCACCAATTGGCGTACCGGCCTTGGCTCGGTGAAGCCGCGCTCGACCACCCAGGCCATTCTGGACACGACGCTCGATTTGCGGGCAACACCGGACGACCGGGCCCGGTTCGAACAAATCGTCGCCGAGGGCGAACAACTCTGGCGCGAGCGGCATGGGCGCACGTCAGAGGACGGCCAGGCACTCGCTATCCCGCAAACGTCCATAATCGCGGAGGTGGAACCTAGCCAGAGCCCGGTCGTACCCGCCGACCTCGACAGCGATTACGTCGAATCACTGCACGGCCGCATCCGCCAGCTGGTCGATCTCGACACCACCTTCGGCGGCGACCAGTCGTCAGGCATGGCGCTTCAGCTCTTCCGCACCGTTCACCGCAAGCTGGGCGTGGCTCGCTGCGTTCCGGCCGTCGAGCGGGATCTGTACGCGGCAGCCGGTGAACTCGGTGAGGTCGCTGGGTGGTTGCTCTACGACGCGGGCCAGCACGATCTCGTGCGCCAAGTGAACAACGAAGCGTTGCAGTTCTCCCGGCTTGCAGGGGACCGCAACATGGAACTGTTGACCTTGCAGAACATGTCGATGCACGCGGGCTACCTCGGCCGGCCTGTTGAAGCGCTGCGCATCGCCCGCATGGTGCTCGACCAGCACAGCCTCTCGCCGCGGTTGGAGGCCATGTTCCGTATACGCGAAGCCCGGGCTCTGGCGCAGGGCGGCGACGAATCCGCCGCCGACCGCGTGTTCGATCGGGCGCGGTCGCTGTACCTCGACGGCGTTGCCGAAGACGACCCGCCTTGGGTGTGGTGGATCAGCGACCAAGAGCTGGGGTGGCAAGAGGCGACGGTCCGCGCCGATGCCGGTCAGTGGCAGAAGGCAGCCGACGAGTTCTACGCCTCCGTCGAGGCAATCCCGGAGCGGGAAGTCCGATCGCGCTACAGCCACCTCGCATCACTGTTCAACGCCCAGGTTCGTGCCCATGCGTGGCACGACGCAGCCGACACGCTCCGGCGCGTACTGCCGTTCGTCGAGGAAATCCGTTCCACCCGAACGGCATCCACCCTGTTCGACGGCATCGACCATCTCGACACAGTCGAACCGGCCCCATCGGTGCGCGATGAGGCGAGGCAACTCCGCGAAATTTTGGTGGGCGTCGGATACGCGCGATAG
- a CDS encoding class IV adenylate cyclase — MAIEHEAKILNIDPDTIERRIREQGGHKLGERFMRRYVYDIIPGDQSKWIRLRDNGTGTTLAVKEITSDAIDGTHEVEVNVDDFAATNTLLEMLGFKAKSYQETKRVSFALDGAQLELDTWPRIPPYLEIEAATKADVIHTAELLGYTESDLTGENTIKIYARHGIDLNTIPELRF; from the coding sequence GTGGCCATCGAGCACGAAGCCAAGATCCTCAACATCGACCCCGACACCATCGAACGTCGCATCCGGGAACAAGGCGGACACAAACTCGGCGAACGCTTCATGCGCCGCTACGTCTACGACATCATCCCCGGCGACCAATCCAAGTGGATCAGGCTGCGCGACAACGGAACTGGCACCACACTCGCGGTCAAAGAGATCACCAGCGACGCCATCGACGGCACCCACGAAGTAGAGGTGAACGTGGACGACTTCGCCGCCACCAACACCCTGCTCGAAATGCTCGGCTTCAAAGCCAAGTCATACCAGGAAACCAAGCGCGTCAGCTTCGCCCTCGACGGCGCACAGCTCGAACTCGACACCTGGCCACGAATCCCGCCCTACCTGGAAATCGAAGCCGCCACCAAGGCCGACGTCATCCACACCGCCGAACTCCTCGGATACACCGAATCCGACCTCACCGGCGAGAACACCATCAAGATCTACGCACGCCACGGCATCGACCTCAACACCATCCCCGAACTCCGCTTCTGA
- a CDS encoding HEPN domain-containing protein — protein sequence MVDEQFSGEFWDAHVGKKQLGVLKIDCKNKPTLTVNGFIFDEKSVKIEHKPGETSLHRSMNAAEIVADFSPRTIWGQSDGGEKFTLLEAQGGYQLSLSRYFQQSFSAQFVLRGEHAAADQRYVAVRYKLDIPVVGQMAGTSASFVELGGGEITAYIESRGQWLEFNFGEAMSLRQLENNAFLAFNTLASIALRHPLLLRETQIRTTSSSAWVTVWGRHSDRLDPKSRSVQSLMSWDSITLDRVAQWVDLSARAETLVDAISSLDESDPIESQIITIAAVAEGIHRKLYKKSVAAFPELSKSALRSIRRVAKKAAIEKFHEHGVHDTERLNAALDGSLAQIGDVKFRARMLDLAREVEVATPKELLNAFQDWPKSVGYVRNKIVHQLDDEDDAVPLDREQLLDLIISVNYTLSWILRITLLYHAGFAPQIIKKGLLEDSNFEFAVANIFDMMHNHPHGAIRGQQQNN from the coding sequence ATGGTAGATGAACAGTTTTCGGGTGAATTCTGGGACGCCCATGTCGGTAAAAAGCAGCTCGGCGTGTTGAAAATTGACTGTAAAAATAAGCCGACACTCACGGTAAATGGGTTCATATTTGATGAAAAATCCGTGAAGATCGAGCATAAGCCGGGAGAGACGAGTCTCCATCGTTCAATGAACGCCGCAGAAATCGTGGCGGACTTCAGTCCGCGCACGATATGGGGCCAGTCGGACGGCGGTGAGAAGTTCACACTCCTGGAGGCGCAAGGTGGTTATCAATTAAGTCTCAGTAGATATTTCCAGCAGTCATTTTCCGCCCAATTCGTACTTCGAGGTGAGCACGCCGCTGCGGACCAGAGGTATGTCGCCGTTCGATATAAATTAGACATACCTGTAGTTGGCCAAATGGCGGGGACATCTGCGTCATTCGTCGAGTTGGGCGGCGGTGAGATAACTGCCTACATTGAGTCCCGCGGACAGTGGCTGGAGTTCAATTTCGGCGAGGCGATGAGCTTGCGGCAATTAGAGAACAACGCTTTTCTGGCCTTCAATACACTAGCTAGCATCGCGCTGCGCCATCCTTTGCTGCTTCGAGAGACTCAAATTCGTACAACATCGTCAAGTGCATGGGTTACAGTCTGGGGAAGACACTCTGATCGACTTGATCCAAAGTCGCGATCGGTACAATCGCTGATGTCGTGGGATTCGATTACACTCGACCGAGTGGCGCAATGGGTAGATCTCAGCGCTCGCGCAGAAACTCTGGTTGACGCCATTTCAAGTCTCGACGAGTCGGATCCGATAGAGAGCCAGATAATTACGATTGCAGCTGTCGCTGAAGGCATACACCGCAAGTTGTACAAGAAGTCGGTGGCGGCGTTCCCTGAATTATCAAAATCAGCGCTACGGAGCATTCGGCGTGTCGCTAAAAAGGCTGCGATAGAAAAATTCCATGAACACGGTGTGCATGACACGGAAAGGTTAAATGCGGCGCTGGATGGCTCGCTGGCCCAAATCGGCGATGTCAAGTTTCGTGCGCGCATGCTTGATCTCGCTCGCGAAGTTGAAGTAGCTACTCCGAAAGAACTACTTAACGCATTTCAAGACTGGCCTAAGTCGGTTGGTTATGTCCGCAACAAGATAGTCCATCAACTCGATGATGAGGATGATGCGGTGCCGCTCGATCGGGAACAGCTTCTCGATCTTATAATCAGCGTGAACTACACTCTTTCATGGATACTGCGGATCACATTATTATATCACGCTGGATTTGCTCCTCAAATTATCAAGAAGGGCCTTCTCGAAGACTCAAATTTCGAGTTTGCCGTGGCCAACATTTTCGATATGATGCATAACCATCCGCACGGAGCTATTCGCGGACAACAGCAAAACAACTAG
- a CDS encoding P-loop NTPase fold protein, which translates to MNADGAAAAYTDIPIEKADEDRLGRAKFAAHIARRIDAASGGPSVVFGLAGPWGSGKSSVLNMIQRELERGPVSWQVRRFTPWAASDTDSLIIEFYATIKDALPEKVWKKVKKTLSPILATAAIGAKPVPSVGGMISGGLQILGKLLDEAKSFDVQFKELSAQLTEVDTRILVIVDDLDRLDANELLTVLKTVRLLGSFPGINYLLAYDHGTITDVLAQTAVANGNSERALEYIEKIVQYPFELPPLRLSHRYRELEAGLAATAASVGVDLRSLEVNNLPITMDFLDQVPETDLMTLRSIHRLVHQFDVTLTLVGAVDVNFLDLLLLTFLRIHYPKLYRQLPRWKADLTPRWERVIWSNDKKPKIDWPKRVDPFLPEGITEKRRTQIMHLLCHMFPAVTNPNENSSQMYLESRDDPDHRRVKNRDYFDRYFEFSVAVEDISDALVLDGLELLALGGTLPNDNEYSVALRDDRRRRTLEVSCNRIRTVGFSTDTAKSAALWLTRVLGLPDRRSAHGSIEARLVADLIAVAIDLATTDQTAAAVIDEYTDEFGLQLATMVIASTSADTQPPFDRDRQQAARENHRQRQLEACIRDLNEDQPLESDGVLFHVNRMDDRTMAALSHYIRSTIETWDDLTRFGARFVGVQEAGDGYQLGQFYAETFRDMVPTAEWPEPEGEFDSTQEIDRSDISLKNRIRVANKVLRINRPG; encoded by the coding sequence ATGAATGCCGACGGGGCGGCTGCTGCGTACACCGACATCCCGATCGAGAAGGCTGACGAGGATCGGCTGGGCCGCGCTAAATTTGCTGCGCACATTGCGCGGCGCATCGACGCGGCCAGTGGCGGACCCAGTGTGGTATTCGGCCTCGCTGGCCCATGGGGGAGCGGTAAATCATCGGTGCTGAACATGATTCAGCGCGAACTCGAACGTGGGCCAGTCAGCTGGCAAGTTCGGCGTTTCACGCCGTGGGCCGCATCAGATACCGACAGCTTGATCATCGAGTTCTACGCGACCATCAAGGATGCGCTGCCGGAGAAGGTGTGGAAGAAGGTGAAAAAGACGCTTTCGCCGATACTTGCGACGGCCGCCATCGGGGCCAAGCCGGTCCCGAGCGTAGGAGGCATGATCTCAGGCGGACTGCAGATTCTCGGTAAACTTCTGGACGAGGCCAAGTCATTTGACGTCCAGTTCAAGGAGCTGTCCGCCCAATTGACGGAAGTCGACACTCGAATCCTGGTAATCGTTGACGATCTCGATCGCCTGGATGCAAATGAACTTCTCACCGTGCTCAAAACCGTCCGCCTGCTGGGGAGCTTCCCGGGGATTAACTATCTGTTAGCGTACGACCACGGAACTATCACTGATGTTCTGGCCCAGACCGCTGTAGCGAACGGTAATTCGGAACGTGCACTCGAATACATTGAGAAGATCGTGCAGTATCCATTCGAGCTACCTCCGCTGCGACTGAGTCATCGGTACCGGGAACTCGAAGCTGGTCTGGCAGCGACCGCTGCGTCTGTCGGTGTCGACCTGCGGTCACTGGAGGTCAACAATCTACCGATCACAATGGACTTCCTCGATCAGGTTCCGGAGACGGATCTGATGACGTTGCGATCGATACATCGACTCGTGCACCAGTTCGACGTCACATTGACGCTCGTTGGAGCAGTTGACGTCAACTTCCTAGACCTCCTATTGCTGACCTTCTTGCGGATCCACTATCCGAAGCTGTATCGCCAGTTGCCCCGCTGGAAGGCCGACCTGACACCTAGGTGGGAGCGCGTAATCTGGTCCAACGACAAAAAACCAAAGATCGATTGGCCGAAACGAGTTGACCCCTTCCTGCCCGAGGGCATTACCGAAAAGCGCCGGACGCAAATCATGCACCTCCTGTGTCATATGTTCCCGGCGGTCACAAATCCGAACGAGAACAGCAGCCAGATGTATCTCGAGTCGCGCGACGACCCAGATCACCGCAGAGTGAAGAATCGGGACTATTTCGACCGCTACTTCGAATTCTCTGTTGCCGTCGAAGACATAAGTGATGCGTTGGTCCTGGACGGCTTGGAACTCCTCGCACTCGGAGGGACGTTGCCAAACGACAACGAGTACAGCGTCGCGCTGCGAGATGACCGGCGCCGGCGAACCCTCGAGGTGAGCTGCAATCGGATTCGCACCGTTGGCTTCTCGACGGACACAGCGAAGTCCGCGGCGCTGTGGTTGACGCGCGTGTTGGGCTTGCCTGACCGCAGGAGTGCGCACGGCAGCATCGAAGCACGGTTGGTCGCAGATCTGATAGCCGTTGCCATCGACTTGGCTACCACCGATCAGACCGCGGCGGCCGTGATTGACGAGTACACCGACGAGTTCGGGCTACAACTGGCGACAATGGTAATCGCATCAACCTCCGCCGATACCCAACCGCCGTTCGACAGAGACCGCCAGCAAGCAGCGCGCGAAAACCATCGGCAGCGCCAGCTCGAAGCATGTATTCGCGATCTCAACGAGGATCAACCCCTCGAAAGTGATGGTGTCCTCTTCCATGTGAACCGCATGGATGACCGCACTATGGCGGCGTTGAGCCATTACATCCGCTCCACGATCGAGACGTGGGACGACCTCACGCGGTTCGGGGCACGGTTTGTGGGAGTCCAAGAGGCCGGTGACGGATATCAACTTGGACAGTTCTATGCGGAGACCTTCCGCGACATGGTCCCGACCGCCGAGTGGCCTGAGCCAGAGGGAGAGTTTGACTCAACTCAGGAGATCGATCGGAGCGACATAAGCCTGAAGAACCGAATCCGCGTCGCGAACAAGGTTCTTCGGATAAACCGGCCGGGTTGA
- a CDS encoding peptide MFS transporter: MTGVAHSAQRSAGRRVFGHPVGLVNLFGVELWERFSFYGMLTILGYYLYYSAGEGGLGLEQSTATGIVGAYGGLVYLSTVLGGWVADRVLGMERTVFYGGVVVMAGHIALAVIPGLPGVGVGLVLVALGSGALKANASALLGTLYDTGDARVDGGFTLFYLGINLGSFVGPLITGLLQDHVGFHYGFGAAAVGMALGLAQYMVFRRNLGTHGREIPNPLPRNEIGPVVGVVVAAVALVVLAVAIRLLTLGNLSDVTTVVIALAAIVYFAVLLNSRKVTRIERSRVRAFIPLFLANAVFWSLFQQIFTVLAVYSDERMNWSLFGWTAPSNWIGSEEPVWIIVLSPLFAAMWTKLGNRAPTTPHKFAFGVIGMGVSFLLFVLLAGFEGKTVPALLVFLILGGFAVSELLLSPIGLSVTTQLAPAAYRAQMMSLYFVSVALGTAMSGVLSKYYDPDHEIAYFGITGLVAIAVGTVVYFLAPRVSRLMEGVH; the protein is encoded by the coding sequence ATGACCGGAGTGGCCCACTCGGCGCAGCGGAGTGCCGGCCGCCGCGTCTTCGGGCACCCGGTCGGCTTGGTGAACCTGTTCGGGGTCGAGCTGTGGGAGCGGTTCTCGTTCTACGGCATGCTCACGATCCTGGGCTACTACCTCTACTATTCGGCCGGCGAGGGCGGGCTCGGGCTGGAGCAGTCCACCGCGACCGGCATCGTCGGCGCCTACGGCGGCCTGGTGTACCTGTCGACCGTGCTGGGCGGTTGGGTTGCCGACCGCGTGCTGGGCATGGAACGCACCGTCTTCTACGGCGGCGTCGTGGTGATGGCCGGGCATATCGCCCTCGCGGTGATCCCGGGGCTGCCGGGCGTGGGCGTCGGCCTGGTTCTGGTCGCCCTCGGCAGCGGCGCGCTGAAGGCCAACGCGTCGGCGCTGCTGGGCACGCTCTACGACACCGGCGATGCTCGGGTCGACGGCGGCTTCACGCTGTTCTATCTGGGTATCAATCTCGGCTCGTTCGTCGGTCCGCTGATCACCGGCCTGCTGCAGGACCACGTCGGATTCCACTACGGGTTCGGCGCGGCCGCGGTCGGGATGGCGCTGGGGCTGGCGCAGTACATGGTGTTCCGGCGCAATCTGGGCACGCACGGCCGGGAGATACCGAATCCGCTGCCGCGCAACGAGATCGGACCCGTGGTCGGTGTCGTGGTGGCGGCGGTGGCCCTCGTGGTGCTCGCCGTGGCGATTCGCCTACTGACGCTGGGCAACCTGTCCGATGTGACGACCGTCGTCATCGCCCTCGCCGCGATCGTCTACTTCGCGGTGCTGCTGAACAGCCGCAAGGTGACGCGCATCGAGCGCAGCCGGGTGCGCGCGTTCATCCCGCTGTTCCTCGCCAACGCCGTGTTCTGGTCGCTGTTCCAGCAGATCTTCACCGTGCTCGCGGTGTACTCCGACGAGCGGATGAACTGGTCGCTGTTCGGCTGGACCGCGCCGTCGAACTGGATCGGCTCGGAGGAGCCGGTCTGGATCATCGTGCTGTCTCCGCTGTTCGCGGCCATGTGGACCAAGCTGGGGAACCGGGCGCCCACGACTCCGCACAAATTCGCCTTCGGCGTGATCGGGATGGGCGTCTCGTTCCTGCTGTTCGTCCTGCTGGCCGGGTTCGAGGGCAAGACCGTGCCCGCGCTGCTGGTCTTCCTCATCCTCGGCGGCTTCGCGGTCTCCGAACTGCTGCTGTCACCGATCGGCCTGTCGGTGACGACACAGCTCGCCCCGGCGGCCTACCGCGCCCAGATGATGTCGCTGTACTTCGTCTCTGTCGCCCTCGGCACCGCGATGTCCGGCGTGCTGTCGAAGTACTACGATCCCGACCACGAGATCGCCTACTTCGGCATCACCGGCCTGGTCGCCATCGCCGTCGGCACAGTGGTCTACTTCCTCGCCCCCCGGGTCAGCCGACTGATGGAGGGCGTCCACTGA
- a CDS encoding Ppx/GppA phosphatase family protein, which translates to MSDRVAAVDCGTNSIRLLIAEVGADGALSDVHREMRIVRLGKGVDASGELNPEAIERTRVALHDYVDRMVEAGVARVRMVATSATRDARNRDDFFAMAATELGRVVPGAEAEVITGDEEARLSFAGAVGELSGAEGPFVVVDLGGGSTEVVLGDGTGVESAYSADIGCVRITERCLHGDPPTPEEVASARFFAAQRLAQAFGVVPVERARTWVGVAGTMTTLAAVALDLPEYDSEEVHRTRLSLPRVREVCDRLIGMNHDERAALGPIHPGRVDVIGGGGVITEVLADELARRAGIAELIVSEHDILDGIALSIA; encoded by the coding sequence ATGAGTGACCGGGTGGCCGCCGTCGACTGCGGCACGAATTCGATCCGGTTACTGATCGCGGAGGTCGGCGCCGACGGGGCACTGTCCGATGTGCACCGGGAGATGCGGATCGTGCGCCTCGGGAAGGGCGTGGACGCCAGCGGCGAGCTGAATCCGGAGGCGATCGAACGCACCCGGGTGGCGCTGCACGACTACGTGGACCGGATGGTCGAGGCGGGGGTGGCCAGGGTGCGCATGGTCGCCACGTCGGCCACCCGCGACGCCCGCAACCGCGACGACTTCTTCGCCATGGCCGCAACGGAATTGGGGCGCGTGGTACCGGGCGCCGAGGCCGAGGTCATCACCGGCGACGAGGAGGCGCGGCTGTCGTTCGCCGGTGCGGTCGGCGAATTGTCCGGTGCCGAGGGCCCGTTCGTCGTCGTCGATCTCGGCGGCGGATCCACCGAGGTGGTGCTGGGCGACGGCACGGGCGTGGAGTCGGCCTATTCCGCCGACATCGGCTGCGTCCGCATCACCGAGCGCTGCCTGCACGGCGATCCGCCCACTCCCGAGGAGGTCGCGTCGGCGCGGTTCTTCGCCGCGCAGCGCCTGGCGCAGGCGTTCGGCGTGGTGCCGGTGGAGCGGGCGCGCACCTGGGTGGGCGTCGCGGGGACGATGACGACCCTCGCCGCGGTTGCGCTCGATTTGCCCGAGTACGACTCGGAGGAGGTGCACCGCACCCGGCTGAGCCTGCCCCGGGTGCGGGAGGTCTGCGATCGGCTGATCGGGATGAACCACGACGAACGTGCCGCATTAGGTCCGATACATCCGGGCCGGGTCGACGTGATCGGCGGCGGTGGCGTGATCACCGAGGTGCTCGCCGACGAGCTGGCCCGGCGGGCCGGCATCGCCGAGCTGATCGTGAGCGAGCACGACATCCTCGACGGCATCGCTCTCTCGATCGCCTGA
- a CDS encoding DUF501 domain-containing protein encodes MTEPASEADLEIVARQLGRVPRGVLGIAYRTPDGQPAVVRTAPRLPDGTPFPTLYYLTDPRLTLEASRQEAAGLMKDMSERLRTDAKLAAAYRAAHESYLAERDEIESLGTDFSGGGMPTRVKCLHVLMAHALAKGPGVNPLGDEAVALAADNGLRGTAVAADWPKYEQPDAAGKDSDE; translated from the coding sequence GTGACAGAGCCCGCGAGCGAGGCCGATCTGGAGATCGTCGCCCGGCAGCTGGGCCGGGTGCCGCGTGGCGTGCTCGGCATCGCCTACCGCACCCCCGACGGTCAGCCCGCCGTGGTCAGGACGGCGCCGCGGCTGCCCGACGGCACGCCGTTCCCGACGCTGTACTACCTGACCGATCCGCGGCTGACCCTGGAGGCGAGCCGGCAGGAGGCGGCCGGGCTGATGAAGGACATGTCCGAGCGGCTGCGCACCGATGCGAAGCTGGCCGCCGCCTACCGTGCGGCGCACGAGAGCTACCTGGCCGAGCGCGACGAGATCGAGTCGCTGGGAACGGATTTCAGCGGCGGCGGCATGCCGACGCGAGTGAAGTGTCTGCACGTGCTGATGGCGCACGCGCTGGCGAAGGGGCCGGGGGTGAATCCGCTCGGTGACGAGGCGGTGGCGCTGGCCGCCGACAACGGGTTGCGCGGCACCGCCGTTGCGGCAGACTGGCCGAAGTACGAGCAGCCGGATGCGGCGGGAAAGGACAGCGATGAGTGA
- a CDS encoding septum formation initiator family protein, translating to MTERRARGTSPAGRGDRRSSRAGRSRPEKSATGAGSASRTTAGKRTVQRRTASGRSAAARDKHERKILGLSTGRAVILAAVLCALALTLAVPMRTYFSQRSESAQLAQQRKELEADLAYLRDRRAQQQDPAYIRSEARDRLRLVMPGETAYIVQVPGIEQPPVPALTPRPRRPDPWYTELWRSMSAPQSAPPPASPEGAPR from the coding sequence ATGACGGAACGACGGGCGCGCGGTACCAGTCCGGCCGGACGCGGTGACCGCCGCTCGTCGCGGGCCGGTCGTTCCCGTCCGGAGAAGTCGGCCACCGGGGCCGGCTCCGCGTCCCGCACCACCGCCGGCAAGCGGACCGTCCAGCGGCGCACCGCGTCCGGCCGGTCCGCGGCGGCGCGCGACAAGCACGAACGCAAGATCCTGGGACTGTCCACCGGCCGGGCCGTGATCCTGGCCGCGGTGCTGTGCGCGCTGGCGCTGACCCTGGCCGTGCCGATGCGCACCTATTTCAGCCAGCGTTCCGAATCGGCCCAGCTGGCGCAGCAGCGCAAGGAGCTGGAGGCCGATCTGGCCTACCTGCGCGACCGCCGTGCGCAGCAACAGGATCCGGCCTACATCCGTTCCGAGGCACGCGATCGGCTGCGGCTGGTGATGCCCGGCGAGACCGCCTATATCGTGCAGGTGCCCGGTATCGAACAGCCGCCGGTTCCGGCGCTGACCCCGCGGCCGCGCCGACCCGACCCCTGGTACACCGAGCTGTGGCGCAGCATGTCCGCGCCGCAATCCGCACCCCCGCCCGCGAGCCCGGAAGGAGCGCCCCGGTGA
- the eno gene encoding phosphopyruvate hydratase, producing MAIIEQVGAREILDSRGNPTVEVEIALDDGTLTRAAVPSGASTGEHEAVELRDGGERYSGKGVRKAVEGVLDEIAPAVIGLDAVEQRTVDQVLLDLDGTPDKSRLGANALLGVSLAVSRAAAESSGLELFRYLGGPNAHVLPVPMMNILNGGAHADTSVDVQEFMIAPIGAPTFREALRWGAEVYHALKAELKSKGLNTGLGDEGGFAPDLPGGTREALDLIVASIRKAGYRVGADVALALDVAATEFYTAGTGYTFEGSVRSADEMTKFYGELLAAYPLVSIEDPLSEDDWDGWVSLTDQIGDRVQLVGDDLFVTNPERLEDGIEKGAANALLVKVNQIGTLTETLDAVELAHRNGYKSMMSHRSGETEDTTIADLAVAVGSGQIKTGAPARSERVAKYNQLLRIEDALGDSARYAGDVAFPRFVFEG from the coding sequence GTGGCCATCATCGAACAGGTCGGAGCTCGCGAGATCCTGGATTCGCGTGGTAACCCCACCGTCGAGGTCGAGATCGCCCTCGACGACGGCACGCTGACCAGGGCGGCCGTGCCGTCCGGTGCCTCCACCGGCGAGCACGAGGCGGTGGAGCTGCGCGACGGCGGTGAGCGCTACAGCGGCAAGGGCGTGCGCAAGGCCGTGGAGGGCGTGCTCGACGAGATCGCCCCGGCCGTCATCGGTCTGGACGCGGTCGAACAGCGCACCGTCGATCAGGTGCTGCTGGATCTGGACGGCACCCCCGACAAGTCCCGGCTGGGCGCCAACGCGCTGCTGGGCGTCTCGCTGGCGGTCTCGCGCGCGGCCGCCGAATCCTCGGGCCTGGAGCTCTTCCGCTACCTCGGCGGCCCGAACGCGCACGTGCTGCCGGTGCCGATGATGAACATCCTGAACGGTGGCGCACACGCCGACACGAGCGTCGACGTGCAGGAGTTCATGATCGCCCCGATCGGCGCGCCCACCTTCCGGGAGGCGCTGCGCTGGGGCGCGGAGGTATACCACGCGCTGAAGGCCGAGCTGAAGAGCAAGGGCCTGAACACCGGCCTGGGCGACGAGGGCGGCTTCGCCCCCGATCTGCCGGGCGGTACCCGCGAGGCGCTGGACCTGATCGTGGCCTCGATCCGCAAGGCCGGTTACCGGGTGGGCGCCGATGTGGCGCTGGCGCTCGACGTGGCGGCCACCGAGTTCTACACCGCGGGCACCGGTTACACCTTCGAGGGCAGCGTCCGCTCGGCCGACGAGATGACCAAGTTCTACGGCGAGCTGCTGGCGGCCTACCCGCTGGTCTCGATCGAGGACCCGCTCTCGGAGGACGACTGGGACGGCTGGGTCTCGCTCACCGACCAGATCGGCGACCGGGTGCAGCTGGTCGGCGACGACCTGTTCGTCACCAACCCGGAGCGGCTCGAGGACGGCATCGAGAAGGGCGCCGCGAACGCGCTGCTGGTGAAGGTGAACCAGATCGGCACGCTGACCGAGACCCTGGACGCGGTGGAGCTGGCGCACCGCAACGGCTACAAGTCGATGATGAGCCACCGCTCCGGCGAGACCGAGGACACCACCATCGCCGACCTGGCGGTCGCCGTCGGCAGCGGCCAGATCAAGACCGGCGCCCCGGCCCGCAGCGAGCGGGTGGCCAAGTACAACCAGCTGCTGCGCATCGAGGACGCGCTGGGTGATTCGGCACGCTACGCCGGGGATGTTGCGTTCCCGCGCTTCGTGTTCGAGGGGTAG